A window of Candidatus Protochlamydia phocaeensis genomic DNA:
AGCGGCAGGAAATCTATGCGTTCCGCAATGAAGTTCTGCAGGTAGAAGATATTGAATCCGTGGCCATTGAGGTTATTGAGAGCGTTTGCGCCATCGGGGCAGAAAAGTTCTTCCAAAGCCATTCTGAAGAAGGTGGATGGGATCCTGAGGGATATCGCCAATGGCTGCTGCATCTTTTCCCCGTCTCCTTTGATGAGCATGCTTTCGATCAAGAGCATTTGGACGTCGAGCAAATAGAGTCCATCGCTGCCGAAAAAGTGGTGCAGGCATTTAAGGAAAAACTGGCCAGAGAAAATGCCAAAGTGCCTCTTCAGCTTATCGAAGAAGGAGAGCCTCCTCGCCCGGCGCATAATGCTGTTCGCAATCTCATGATCCGCAAGACCGATCAAATGTGGCAAGAGCATCTCTTGCGCATGGATCATTTGCGCTCAGATGTCACATTGCGTGCAGTCGGCCAGCGCGATCCGCTGACTGAATTCAAACATGAAGCTTTTGCTTTATTCGATGAACTTAGCCGCAATCTGCGCACGGAAGTGGCTCGTGCTGTATTCCGCTTCGAAATTATTCCTCCACAGCAGACATTGCAGCAGCTCCTTCAGGCAGGCTTGCGTTTAGAGACTAATCGCTCCTTGTTTAATGACCTGCAAAATATTCAGCCCGCTCCTGTGCCTCAAGAAAGGGAAGAGGAACGAGAAGAACAAGAAGAAGAGGAAGATAAATCCGAACCCTTGCTGTCCGGTCCACGCATTGGACGTAACGATTTATGTCCTTGCGGAAGCGGTAAAAAATATAAAAAATGCTGCCAGCCTGAGGCGGTTTAATTAATTAAAAGCCACCTTAAATCATTCGATTTAAGGTGGCTTT
This region includes:
- a CDS encoding SEC-C metal-binding domain-containing protein, translating into MPQEREEEREEQEEEEDKSEPLLSGPRIGRNDLCPCGSGKKYKKCCQPEAV